A stretch of the Bacillus anthracis str. Vollum genome encodes the following:
- a CDS encoding pentapeptide repeat-containing protein, whose product MTNHSEYLKANCEKCFGLCCVALPFAASVDFAVNKDGGKPCSNLQSDFKCSIHKNLRGKGYKGCTVFECFGAGQKIPQVTFNGIDWRKDAKHARKMYDAFPVMHQLHEMLWYLNEAILLKATQPIHKELKTAIEETERLSNVNPDELMKINVPLHRAEVNILLLETSELVWKEMNTARKKRIIHRGADLMGANLKKKNLQGANLRGAYLIAANLNGADLRGADLIGADLRDADIRGADFTNSIFLTQVQVNAARGDKHTKLPKLLSRPSHWSA is encoded by the coding sequence TTGACTAATCATAGCGAATATTTAAAAGCAAACTGCGAAAAATGCTTCGGTCTATGTTGCGTTGCATTACCGTTCGCAGCATCGGTAGATTTTGCAGTGAATAAAGATGGTGGTAAACCATGTTCCAATTTACAATCAGATTTTAAATGCAGTATACATAAAAATCTTAGAGGAAAAGGTTATAAAGGCTGTACAGTATTTGAATGTTTTGGCGCTGGACAGAAAATTCCTCAAGTTACGTTTAACGGGATTGATTGGCGGAAAGATGCTAAGCATGCGAGAAAAATGTATGATGCTTTTCCGGTTATGCATCAGCTCCATGAAATGCTTTGGTATTTGAATGAGGCGATTCTTTTAAAGGCAACACAGCCAATTCATAAAGAGCTGAAGACCGCAATTGAGGAGACAGAGCGACTTTCGAATGTAAATCCAGATGAGTTAATGAAAATAAATGTTCCATTACACAGAGCAGAGGTGAACATTCTTCTTTTAGAAACGAGCGAACTAGTATGGAAAGAAATGAATACTGCGCGTAAGAAACGAATCATACACCGCGGCGCAGATCTTATGGGAGCAAATTTGAAAAAGAAAAATTTACAAGGTGCAAATTTAAGAGGAGCATATTTAATTGCGGCAAACTTAAATGGAGCAGACTTACGAGGGGCGGATCTCATTGGAGCAGATTTACGAGATGCAGATATTCGCGGGGCTGATTTTACAAATAGTATTTTTCTGACGCAAGTTCAAGTTAATGCGGCAAGAGGGGACAAACATACGAAATTACCGAAATTATTGTCCCGTCCGTCGCATTGGAGTGCGTAA
- a CDS encoding DUF1272 domain-containing protein yields the protein MALQMKTNCQICDQSLEQDSEAYICVYECTFCAPCTEERHNVCPNCGGELVRRPKKKQ from the coding sequence ATGGCACTACAAATGAAAACAAACTGTCAAATTTGCGATCAATCGCTAGAACAAGATTCTGAAGCATACATTTGCGTATATGAATGTACATTTTGTGCACCATGTACAGAAGAAAGACACAACGTTTGTCCAAACTGCGGCGGCGAGTTAGTACGTAGACCGAAAAAGAAACAGTAA
- a CDS encoding lactonase family protein, giving the protein MKMKDNKEFIGYVGTYTKENSEGIYKFTLDTEAKKISNVTLAAKLDNPTYVTINRNNEYLYSVVKEGESGGVAAYSINSKTGELTEENRQVVEGASPCHVSVDSRNHTVVTANYHKGTIESFVVNEEDGTVSPAASIMAHEGSGPNKERQEKPHAHYAGYTPDEKYVVGVDLGIDKIITYEIKDSVLTEVNRLSVNPGSGPRHITFHPNGKYAYVMTELSSEVIVLTYNPAEGPFTELQYISTIPKAFDENNQGSAIHISSDGRFVYAGNRGHNSIAVFSVDENSGKLTFVAHTSTEGNWPRDFVLDPTEKFLVATNEKSHNLVLFSRSESTGELTLLQSDVAVPEPVCVKFLNV; this is encoded by the coding sequence ATGAAAATGAAGGATAATAAAGAGTTTATTGGATATGTTGGAACATACACGAAAGAAAATAGTGAAGGAATATATAAGTTTACGTTAGACACGGAAGCAAAGAAAATTAGTAATGTAACACTTGCAGCCAAGTTGGATAACCCTACATATGTAACGATTAATCGAAATAATGAATATCTCTACTCTGTTGTTAAGGAAGGCGAATCTGGTGGTGTAGCTGCTTATTCAATTAATAGTAAAACTGGAGAGCTAACAGAAGAAAACAGACAAGTAGTAGAAGGGGCTTCCCCTTGTCATGTGAGTGTTGATAGTAGAAATCATACGGTAGTTACAGCAAATTACCATAAAGGAACGATTGAGTCTTTTGTAGTTAATGAAGAAGATGGAACTGTAAGTCCTGCGGCATCGATTATGGCACATGAAGGTTCAGGTCCGAATAAAGAAAGACAAGAAAAACCACATGCACATTACGCGGGATATACTCCTGATGAAAAATATGTAGTGGGTGTTGATTTAGGGATAGATAAAATAATTACGTATGAAATAAAAGATAGTGTATTAACAGAAGTGAATCGTTTATCTGTAAATCCAGGGAGTGGTCCGAGACATATTACTTTTCATCCAAATGGAAAGTATGCGTATGTGATGACGGAGCTTAGTTCAGAAGTTATTGTGTTAACATATAATCCGGCAGAAGGACCATTTACAGAATTACAGTATATTTCTACCATTCCTAAAGCATTTGATGAAAATAATCAAGGAAGTGCGATTCATATTTCTTCTGATGGTCGCTTTGTATATGCAGGTAATCGTGGTCATAATAGTATTGCTGTTTTCAGTGTAGATGAAAATTCAGGCAAGCTTACATTTGTTGCACATACATCTACAGAAGGAAATTGGCCAAGAGACTTTGTATTAGATCCTACTGAAAAGTTTCTTGTTGCTACAAATGAAAAATCACATAATCTTGTGCTATTTTCAAGAAGTGAATCTACAGGTGAGCTAACTCTTTTACAATCTGATGTTGCTGTGCCAGAGCCTGTTTGTGTGAAGTTTTTGAACGTTTAA
- the gntK gene encoding gluconokinase — protein MVSSKYMIGVDIGTTSTKSVLFSTDGSVIASHGIEYPLYSPTPETAEQDPEEIFRAVIHTIKETVQTSSVQPHDILCVSFSSAMHSIIAVDEKGKPLTRCITWADNRSASWAEKIKNDMNGHEIYLRTGTPIHPMSPLSKLVWLQNEQAELFAKTYKFISIKEYVFYKLYKEYVIDYSIASATGMFNLKSLKWDEEALHVAGITDDKLSKLVPTTHSLTGLDEELANEMNVLVSTPFVVGASDGILSNLGVNAIDPGVVAVTIGTSGAIRAVTNRPVTDPKGRIFCYALTEDHWVIGGPVNNGGMIFRWARDQLGTSEIELAKRLGKDPYEVLTEIAAKVNPGSDGLLFHPYLAGERAPLWNANARGSFFGLGLHHKKEHLIRAVLEGVIYNLYTVLLALKELIGEPKKIQATGGFARSELWRQMMADIFHQDVYVPESFESSCLGAAILGLYSLGEVDTLHVVSEMVGANFHHEPNMESVEKYKDLTPIYIRLSRQLEEEYESIADYQKKWV, from the coding sequence ATGGTGAGTTCAAAATATATGATTGGTGTAGACATTGGGACAACTAGTACAAAATCAGTTCTATTTTCTACAGATGGATCTGTTATTGCAAGTCATGGAATTGAATATCCTTTATATTCTCCTACGCCGGAAACAGCAGAACAAGACCCAGAAGAAATTTTTCGTGCAGTAATACATACGATTAAAGAAACTGTACAGACAAGTAGTGTACAGCCGCATGATATTCTTTGTGTTTCTTTTAGTTCGGCAATGCATAGTATCATTGCTGTAGATGAGAAGGGAAAGCCGTTAACGAGATGTATTACTTGGGCAGATAATAGAAGTGCAAGCTGGGCAGAGAAAATAAAGAATGATATGAATGGTCATGAAATTTATTTACGGACTGGGACACCAATTCATCCGATGTCACCACTTTCGAAATTAGTTTGGCTACAAAATGAGCAGGCAGAATTGTTCGCAAAAACTTATAAATTTATTTCTATTAAAGAGTATGTTTTTTATAAGTTATATAAGGAGTATGTAATTGATTATTCTATAGCATCAGCAACAGGGATGTTTAATTTGAAATCTTTAAAATGGGATGAAGAGGCTTTACATGTTGCGGGAATTACAGATGATAAACTTTCTAAACTCGTTCCAACAACGCACAGTTTAACAGGATTAGATGAAGAGCTTGCCAATGAGATGAATGTACTTGTTTCTACTCCATTTGTAGTAGGAGCGAGTGACGGAATCCTATCCAATTTAGGTGTAAATGCAATTGATCCTGGTGTTGTGGCTGTTACAATTGGTACAAGCGGTGCGATACGTGCTGTAACAAATCGACCTGTAACTGATCCGAAAGGTAGAATTTTTTGTTACGCCCTAACTGAAGACCATTGGGTAATTGGCGGACCAGTTAATAACGGTGGTATGATTTTCAGGTGGGCTCGTGATCAATTAGGTACTTCAGAGATTGAGCTTGCGAAGCGCTTAGGAAAAGATCCATATGAAGTGCTTACTGAAATAGCAGCAAAAGTGAATCCGGGATCTGATGGGTTATTATTTCACCCGTATTTAGCAGGAGAAAGAGCTCCTTTATGGAATGCAAATGCGCGAGGATCATTCTTTGGACTTGGATTGCACCATAAGAAAGAACATCTGATTCGTGCAGTTTTAGAAGGGGTAATTTATAACTTATATACAGTTCTTCTCGCTTTAAAAGAACTCATTGGCGAACCGAAAAAAATTCAAGCGACAGGCGGTTTTGCAAGATCGGAACTTTGGAGACAGATGATGGCGGATATTTTTCACCAAGACGTATATGTTCCCGAAAGTTTCGAAAGCTCTTGCTTAGGAGCTGCCATACTCGGCTTATATAGTTTAGGTGAAGTAGATACGTTACATGTAGTTTCTGAAATGGTAGGTGCGAATTTCCACCATGAACCAAACATGGAAAGTGTGGAAAAATATAAAGATTTAACACCAATCTATATTCGTCTGTCCCGTCAATTGGAAGAAGAATATGAAAGTATAGCAGATTATCAAAAAAAGTGGGTTTAA